The following coding sequences are from one Dermacentor silvarum isolate Dsil-2018 chromosome 4, BIME_Dsil_1.4, whole genome shotgun sequence window:
- the LOC119449049 gene encoding tigger transposable element-derived protein 6-like, with translation MTQALFSKWLHTEDARFSQQKRKVLFLVDNRPGHGTVTARLKSIQLEFLPANTTALLQPMDQGVIQALKARFRKGLLQRMLVCMNQNKEYKVEILGAIHLIADAWRQLTANTTANCFKHAGLFSSDQTSDLQYLPECDSEDALERQEVVEQCALKAIHLDFDEYMHIEVDVVICPENTVESIVAEVCDEEESEPEEESEGVATVEPTTLQGAESAVQYLKIFLRRNQDLKCLTKA, from the coding sequence ATGACGCAAGCCCTCTTCAGCAAATGGCTGCACACTGAGGATGCGCGATTTTCGCAGCAGAAGAGGAAAGTACTTTTCCTTGTTGATAACCGCCCTGGACATGGGACTGTAACAGCTAGACTGAAGTCAATTCAGTTGGAGTTTCTCCCGGCCAACACCACGGCACTGTTGCAGCCCATGGATCAGGGAGTTATTCAAGCCCTGAAAGCCCGCTTCCGCAAGGGTCTCCTGCAGAGGATGCTGGTGTGTATGAACCAGAATAAGGAATACAAGGTGGAAATTCTTGGCGCCATTCACCTTATTGCCGATGCCTGGAGGCAGCTGACTGCTAATACTACAGCAAATTGCTTTAAGCATGCAGGATTATTTTCAAGTGACCAGACATCCGACTTGCAGTATTTGCCTGAATGTGACAGTGAGGATGCCCTTGAGAGGCAGGAGGTGGTAGAGCAGTGTGCTTTAAAGGCAATCCATCTGGACTTTGATGAGTACATGCACATCGAAGTTGATGTTGTGATTTGCCCTGAAAACACGGTGGAGAGCATTGTTGCTGAGGTGTGTGATGAAGAGGAAAGTGAGCCGGAAGAGGAATCTGAAGGGGTAGCTACCGTGGAGCCTACCACACTTCAAGGAGCAGAATCAGCTGTGCAGTATCTCAAAATTTTTTTGAGAAGGAACCAGGATCTGAAATGTTTGACCAAAGCTTAA